From the Candidatus Nomurabacteria bacterium genome, one window contains:
- the clpP gene encoding ATP-dependent Clp endopeptidase proteolytic subunit ClpP, whose translation MLIPTVLEKSQFGERAYDIYSRLLKERIIFLNDEVNDYTANLVIAQLIFLAHEDPKKDIQLYINSPGGSVTAGMAIYDTMQFIKPDVTTICVGMAASMGAVLLAGGAKGKRFALPNSRMMIHQVLGGAEGQASDVEIRTRELLRMKKMLNELLSKHTGQKLAKVEADADRDYFMTSDEAKKYGLIDEVITKAKA comes from the coding sequence ATGTTAATCCCAACAGTCTTAGAAAAATCCCAATTTGGCGAACGAGCATATGACATATATTCTCGTCTTTTAAAAGAGCGTATTATATTCCTAAACGACGAGGTGAACGACTATACTGCAAACCTTGTTATTGCTCAGCTTATTTTCCTTGCACACGAAGATCCAAAGAAAGATATTCAGCTATACATCAACTCCCCAGGAGGTTCTGTTACAGCAGGTATGGCAATATACGACACAATGCAGTTCATAAAGCCTGATGTTACTACTATATGTGTCGGTATGGCGGCATCTATGGGGGCAGTCTTGCTTGCAGGTGGCGCAAAAGGCAAGCGCTTTGCTCTACCAAACTCTCGCATGATGATTCACCAAGTGCTCGGTGGAGCTGAGGGTCAAGCAAGTGATGTTGAGATCCGAACTCGTGAACTATTACGTATGAAGAAAATGTTGAACGAACTTCTGTCAAAGCATACTGGTCAGAAACTTGCTAAAGTTGAAGCCGATGCAGACCGAGATTACTTTATGACCTCTGATGAGGCCAAGAAATACGGACTTATAGATGAAGTAATAACAAAAGCAAAAGCATAA
- a CDS encoding inorganic diphosphatase, which yields MANINLPPSKFMYNLQHTIPSFADEGKGIVNGLVEINANSINKYEFITESGQLKLDRVGYSSLAYPVAYGLIPKTWDQDNDLLDFVIANVTEPLVPGTLAELRVIGVMKFEDGGERDDKIITVIADDKRMDHIKSYTDLGEHWQKEVEHYFEFYKHLKKPGTCKPLGFFDKDEAIKIIKECQDRYEKDYAPKLD from the coding sequence ATGGCAAATATAAACCTACCACCATCAAAGTTTATGTATAATTTACAGCACACTATTCCTTCGTTTGCTGATGAAGGAAAAGGTATTGTAAATGGACTTGTAGAAATAAATGCAAATTCAATAAACAAATATGAATTCATAACTGAGAGCGGACAATTGAAGCTCGATAGAGTTGGTTATTCATCACTCGCATATCCAGTAGCTTATGGACTAATCCCTAAGACATGGGATCAGGACAACGACTTGCTCGATTTTGTAATCGCAAATGTTACAGAACCACTTGTACCTGGAACACTAGCGGAGTTACGCGTAATTGGAGTAATGAAATTCGAAGACGGAGGAGAACGCGATGACAAGATAATAACAGTAATTGCCGACGACAAAAGAATGGATCATATAAAGTCTTATACTGATCTTGGAGAACACTGGCAAAAGGAAGTTGAGCATTATTTTGAATTCTATAAACATCTAAAAAAGCCTGGTACATGCAAACCCCTCGGATTCTTCGATAAAGATGAAGCAATAAAAATAATCAAAGAATGCCAAGATAGATACGAAAAAGATTACGCACCAAAATTAGACTAA
- the nusA gene encoding transcription termination/antitermination protein NusA: MLDLKVLRSALEQLEEERKIPKEKIIEAIEQALAAAYKKEYGKRGQIIRSKFDLEDGTTQFFQVKKVVDETTVRIVPEETPEEEEVIEEGDERVRYNEEHHIFLEDAQKIKKGIELDEEIIFPLETKDDFGRIAAQTAKQVIIQRIREAERSSIMDEYGTKEGDIVSGIVQKIERGIVYVDFNRATGILPFEEQIPGEQYRRNERIRAYLYMVEESPRGISLKLSRTHPKFLSKLFELEAPEIANGIVEIKSIAREAGSRSKIAVFSNDDHVDPVGSCVGQRGVRVTTVMNELNGEKIDIIPWSKDANTLVSNSLSPAKVLDIEINEDEHKALVEVADDQLSLAIGKGGQNVRLAAKLTGWKIDIKGVKGETIGSSEDETDEGYISLTDLGAKETPEVAVSEDTQEKEELA; the protein is encoded by the coding sequence ATGTTAGATCTAAAAGTATTACGTTCAGCTCTTGAACAATTAGAAGAAGAGCGCAAAATCCCAAAAGAAAAAATAATCGAAGCTATAGAACAAGCTCTCGCTGCTGCTTACAAGAAAGAATACGGAAAGCGTGGGCAAATTATTCGTTCAAAGTTTGATTTAGAAGATGGAACTACTCAATTTTTCCAAGTAAAAAAAGTTGTTGATGAAACAACTGTCCGTATCGTACCTGAAGAAACTCCAGAAGAAGAGGAAGTTATAGAAGAAGGAGATGAGAGAGTTCGATATAACGAAGAACACCACATCTTCCTAGAAGATGCCCAAAAAATAAAGAAAGGCATAGAGCTCGACGAAGAAATAATATTCCCTCTAGAAACAAAAGATGATTTCGGACGTATCGCAGCTCAAACTGCAAAACAAGTTATCATACAACGTATTCGCGAAGCTGAAAGAAGTTCAATCATGGATGAATACGGCACAAAAGAAGGCGATATCGTTTCTGGAATCGTTCAAAAGATAGAACGTGGAATCGTATATGTGGATTTCAACCGTGCAACTGGAATACTCCCTTTTGAAGAACAAATTCCTGGTGAGCAATATCGTCGCAATGAGCGCATCAGAGCATATCTATATATGGTAGAAGAATCTCCTCGTGGAATTTCTCTAAAACTTTCACGCACTCATCCAAAATTCTTGTCAAAACTATTTGAACTAGAAGCTCCAGAAATAGCAAACGGAATAGTAGAAATAAAATCTATAGCTCGTGAAGCAGGAAGTCGTTCAAAAATCGCAGTATTTTCAAATGATGACCACGTAGATCCAGTTGGCTCATGTGTTGGACAACGCGGTGTTCGTGTAACAACTGTCATGAATGAACTAAATGGTGAGAAAATCGATATTATACCTTGGTCAAAAGATGCAAATACTCTTGTATCAAACTCACTATCACCTGCAAAAGTTCTAGATATTGAAATAAACGAAGACGAACACAAGGCTCTTGTAGAAGTAGCCGATGATCAACTTTCTCTTGCAATTGGTAAGGGTGGACAAAATGTTCGTCTTGCAGCAAAACTTACTGGATGGAAAATTGATATAAAAGGTGTAAAAGGTGAAACTATAGGAAGTTCAGAAGACGAAACCGATGAAGGATACATATCTCTAACAGATCTAGGAGCAAAAGAAACTCCTGAGGTTGCAGTTTCCGAAGACACACAAGAAAAAGAAGAGTTAGCTTAA
- a CDS encoding T9SS type A sorting domain-containing protein codes for MKNLYILALFLSSLLTANAQSLSPIDYVPGYINVIETNESTGQIMIGGSFNESAGFPFAKFAIMENDEFINPQSGFPEDESGGIKDFAVSHGISYAGGVSDDPMWKLAKKDNINDPWESSGINIDGGVTVLDTLSDGNLVVLGDFTSPYPGAFVYDGENVSPLPGFSVNGTPTDMVYFAGKYYIGYFSLPQDYKNLFIWDESCGCESAESTNLPTNFIVYAIARSEDKLYIALWNFDGGDKEFYESTDGVVFNVIGNMNGEPVGIKSHDGLVYFYGDLDEVNGVEVNPIVTYDPNTLEWKSVDGTSIAGTGAGKDIGFIGDDLYAAIGSWMFVYKVETPVDTTEDTTNISIFEIEKNINIYPNPAKDIVTIEIDNIENIFDEVSIFNSYGQLVSFNNKLVNDSKIIINIENLPAGIYSVKSEHFQGRFVKF; via the coding sequence ATGAAGAATTTATACATCTTAGCCTTATTTTTAAGCAGTTTATTGACTGCGAATGCTCAATCATTGTCTCCGATTGATTATGTTCCCGGTTACATAAACGTAATCGAGACCAATGAATCTACTGGACAAATAATGATTGGAGGATCGTTCAATGAAAGCGCTGGTTTCCCTTTTGCAAAATTTGCAATAATGGAAAACGATGAATTCATTAATCCTCAAAGTGGATTCCCTGAAGATGAGAGCGGAGGTATAAAAGACTTCGCTGTTTCTCATGGAATTAGTTATGCAGGTGGAGTATCGGATGATCCGATGTGGAAACTCGCAAAAAAAGATAACATAAATGACCCTTGGGAAAGTTCTGGGATAAATATCGACGGTGGTGTAACAGTATTAGATACACTAAGCGATGGAAATCTAGTAGTTTTAGGTGATTTCACAAGCCCTTATCCTGGTGCATTTGTGTACGATGGTGAAAACGTATCACCATTACCGGGTTTCTCAGTAAACGGAACACCTACTGACATGGTTTATTTTGCAGGTAAATATTACATAGGATATTTTTCATTACCGCAAGATTACAAAAATCTCTTTATATGGGATGAATCTTGCGGCTGCGAGAGTGCCGAAAGCACAAATTTACCGACTAATTTCATAGTATACGCAATTGCGAGATCCGAAGATAAGCTATATATTGCCCTCTGGAATTTTGACGGAGGAGACAAAGAGTTCTATGAATCAACCGATGGTGTAGTATTCAACGTCATAGGCAATATGAATGGAGAGCCTGTGGGAATAAAATCCCATGATGGTCTAGTTTATTTTTACGGAGACTTAGATGAAGTAAACGGAGTAGAAGTAAACCCTATCGTAACCTACGATCCAAATACTTTGGAATGGAAATCAGTAGACGGAACAAGCATAGCCGGAACTGGCGCAGGTAAAGATATTGGTTTTATAGGAGATGACTTATATGCGGCTATTGGATCTTGGATGTTTGTTTATAAAGTAGAAACTCCAGTAGACACTACTGAAGACACTACAAATATCTCAATATTTGAGATTGAAAAAAACATAAACATCTATCCTAACCCAGCAAAGGACATCGTAACTATAGAGATTGATAATATTGAAAATATATTTGATGAAGTGAGCATTTTTAACTCATATGGACAACTGGTTAGTTTTAACAACAAGTTAGTCAACGACTCAAAGATAATAATCAATATTGAAAATCTGCCTGCTGGAATTTATTCAGTTAAATCTGAACATTTCCAAGGAAGATTCGTTAAATTTTAA
- a CDS encoding type II/IV secretion system protein, protein MQIKEDQLKKFIIESGLVAKADIALADKTAKEKDQSIGDVLVSFGKITDIDLKRMQAYVLGIPFISLATEKIDFETLSLIPETIARKHNIIAYKKRPRELEVAMLDIDDLPVIDFIKKKVELKISPRLTDSDSIKHALSQYKKSLKADFDDIIKKESSSLKTISEDGGEGALSEKELKEMAEDLPVVKIVDTLISHAILQNTSDIHIEPEEEQLLVRYRIDGILRDAMVLPRDASAGITARIKVLANLKLDEKRLPQDGRFKITTESGDRVSFRVSTLPTYYGEKTVIRILKENSKGYTLEGLGFHGEGLERIHNGMKQKTGMVLATGPTGSGKTTTLYTMLDILNTPDVNISTVEDPIEYQMQRINQTQVKSEIGLTFANGLRTLLRQDPDIIMVGEIRDTETVSLAINAALTGHLVLSTIHTNSAAGAIPRMIDMGAEPFLIVSTVKTIIAQRLVRRLTSVKEKYFLEKEEISALAKIVDLDRMMVFLKEEGAVPKDAKWETIPFYKTKSSEESESGYSGRLGIHEVMAVTPTIKELILKGASEDVIEEQAKKEGMMTMIEDGLYMAVQGLTTTEEVLRVVSE, encoded by the coding sequence ATGCAAATCAAAGAAGATCAATTAAAAAAGTTTATTATCGAGAGTGGTCTTGTTGCAAAGGCTGATATTGCTCTTGCTGATAAAACTGCAAAAGAAAAAGATCAATCGATTGGCGATGTTCTGGTTTCTTTTGGAAAAATAACTGACATTGATTTAAAACGTATGCAAGCGTATGTGCTTGGGATACCTTTTATATCACTTGCAACAGAAAAAATTGATTTTGAAACTCTATCTTTGATTCCTGAAACTATTGCTCGTAAACACAACATAATTGCTTATAAAAAAAGACCTCGTGAGCTTGAGGTGGCGATGCTTGATATAGATGATCTTCCAGTTATAGATTTTATAAAGAAAAAGGTTGAGCTTAAGATATCTCCTAGACTTACTGATTCTGATTCAATCAAGCACGCACTATCTCAATACAAAAAAAGTTTAAAGGCAGATTTCGACGACATAATAAAAAAAGAATCCTCATCTCTTAAGACTATCTCAGAAGATGGAGGAGAAGGTGCTTTGTCCGAAAAAGAACTAAAAGAGATGGCAGAAGACTTGCCTGTGGTAAAAATTGTAGACACTCTTATATCTCATGCAATATTGCAAAATACATCTGATATTCATATTGAACCAGAAGAGGAACAGCTCTTAGTTCGTTATAGAATAGACGGCATACTTCGTGATGCTATGGTCTTGCCGCGTGATGCATCAGCGGGCATAACTGCACGTATAAAAGTTTTAGCTAATTTAAAACTCGATGAGAAGAGGCTTCCTCAAGACGGTAGATTTAAAATAACAACAGAATCCGGAGACCGAGTATCTTTTCGTGTATCTACACTACCAACATACTATGGCGAGAAGACTGTTATCCGTATTTTGAAGGAGAATTCAAAAGGCTATACCCTAGAAGGTTTAGGATTTCATGGTGAAGGTCTTGAGAGAATTCATAATGGAATGAAACAAAAAACAGGAATGGTTCTAGCAACAGGACCTACTGGCTCAGGTAAGACTACAACACTTTATACAATGCTTGATATCTTAAATACTCCAGATGTGAATATATCTACAGTAGAAGATCCGATTGAATATCAAATGCAGAGAATAAACCAAACTCAAGTAAAATCTGAAATAGGTTTAACTTTTGCAAATGGATTGAGAACACTGCTTCGTCAAGATCCAGATATAATAATGGTTGGAGAGATACGCGACACCGAAACTGTTTCGCTTGCTATAAACGCAGCGCTGACAGGTCATTTGGTGCTTTCTACAATACACACGAACTCTGCTGCGGGAGCGATACCTCGTATGATCGACATGGGAGCTGAGCCATTTTTAATCGTGTCTACAGTTAAAACTATAATCGCACAAAGACTAGTGCGAAGACTCACAAGTGTAAAAGAAAAATATTTTTTAGAGAAAGAAGAAATATCTGCTCTTGCAAAAATAGTTGATCTAGACAGAATGATGGTTTTTCTTAAAGAAGAAGGTGCTGTTCCAAAGGACGCTAAATGGGAAACAATTCCTTTTTATAAAACTAAATCCTCTGAAGAATCTGAGAGTGGATATAGTGGAAGACTTGGAATACATGAGGTTATGGCAGTTACCCCTACAATCAAAGAACTTATATTAAAAGGTGCTTCAGAAGATGTAATAGAAGAACAGGCAAAAAAAGAAGGAATGATGACCATGATAGAAGATGGTCTATATATGGCGGTTCAAGGTTTAACTACCACAGAGGAAGTTTTGCGTGTGGTTTCAGAATAA
- a CDS encoding type II secretion system F family protein: protein MKYTYKVKNKDGTEKKGEIEAPDKFSAAKSLRVDGAQPISISEAKVKKTGISVPFIDSIFNKIKLHEKIIFTRNLSGMLSAGLSLYRALVVLEKQTKNEKFRSILNSLIKDIDKGGTLSEGMSKYPKVFSTLFVSMVRAGEESGKMSDSLKEIGLNLQKTYDLNKKIKGAIMYPSIIVGAIFLIGIFMMIFVVPVLTSTFKELNIELPASTKFIIFISDSLSKSPLLTLGLVFLLFIGLFLLFKSKFFKKYFDLIIFHIPVVGEIVKEVNSARTARTLSSLLISGVDMTKGLIITGEVLQNKFYKDTMQKAVVDIQKGITLSSVFKERVNLYPIMVGEMIEVGEETGKLSNMLVDIAVFYESEVDNKTKDLSTIIEPVLMILIGAAVGFFAISMISPMYSLMDSI, encoded by the coding sequence ATGAAATATACATATAAAGTAAAAAATAAAGACGGAACAGAAAAAAAAGGAGAAATAGAAGCTCCGGATAAATTTAGTGCAGCAAAGTCTCTTCGTGTTGATGGTGCACAGCCTATATCTATATCTGAAGCCAAAGTTAAAAAGACAGGCATATCAGTCCCTTTTATCGATTCAATTTTTAATAAAATTAAACTCCATGAAAAGATAATTTTTACTAGAAATTTAAGTGGAATGTTATCTGCTGGTTTATCGTTGTATAGAGCATTGGTGGTTTTAGAAAAGCAGACAAAAAATGAAAAATTTAGATCGATACTCAATTCTCTTATAAAAGATATAGATAAAGGCGGTACTTTATCTGAAGGTATGTCTAAATATCCAAAAGTTTTTTCTACTTTATTTGTTTCTATGGTTAGAGCAGGAGAAGAATCTGGAAAAATGTCTGACTCTTTAAAAGAAATTGGATTAAATCTTCAAAAAACCTACGATTTAAATAAAAAAATTAAGGGTGCGATAATGTACCCATCTATAATAGTCGGAGCTATTTTTTTGATAGGTATTTTTATGATGATTTTTGTTGTACCAGTACTAACCTCTACATTCAAGGAGTTAAATATAGAATTACCTGCAAGTACAAAATTTATTATTTTTATAAGCGATTCATTATCAAAAAGTCCATTATTAACATTAGGTTTGGTTTTCTTACTTTTTATAGGACTATTTTTATTGTTTAAATCAAAATTTTTTAAAAAATATTTTGATTTAATAATATTTCACATCCCGGTTGTTGGAGAGATAGTAAAAGAAGTTAATTCTGCTCGTACAGCTAGAACACTTTCATCTCTACTCATTTCTGGGGTTGATATGACAAAAGGCCTTATTATTACAGGAGAGGTTTTACAAAATAAATTTTATAAAGATACAATGCAAAAGGCTGTAGTCGATATTCAAAAAGGTATTACACTATCATCTGTATTCAAAGAACGAGTAAATTTATATCCAATAATGGTTGGTGAAATGATCGAAGTTGGAGAGGAGACAGGTAAACTTTCTAATATGTTGGTAGATATAGCAGTTTTTTATGAATCTGAGGTAGACAATAAGACAAAAGATTTATCTACAATTATTGAACCCGTACTGATGATTTTAATAGGAGCTGCTGTAGGATTTTTTGCTATTTCGATGATATCACCAATGTATTCTTTGATGGATTCGATCTAA